The genomic interval AACTCTGCAATCATCAAAGATATTTTTTCCTATATGTCATTTCCGACGAGGACCAATTGACAAATTGTCAAGACCGCATTCTTATTTAGAATGCATCGTAATAACATTATGATTATTAACAAATTCcaccatatacatgtaataggTTTCGTTTGTATCGTTAAAACTACGTACATATATATGTTGAATTTGATTAAATGGATGTCTTTAACAAAAATCATTTACATAGTTTCGCTTCCATCATCTTAGGATATGTGATTGTCgatgtattatttcaatataagtaGCACACAATATGTGCACTTTCGCAAATAATTTGCGACTGCAATATTGACATAAACACTCACATTAATTAAATTACGAGTTTTAATGTAAATGACAATTATaaaattgcatattttaatacttaaaaattaTGTGAATCTATATGAAACAAATCTTAAACATGTTTTTCTAATAAAcattgattattttaataaaatattgcatgTATGTTTTGAGATATAgaataaatacaagtaattttCGATAGAAGGGCACTATGATACGTTCTACGATTAAACTGCGAAAAATATGTCATTATGGTATGAATGAATCAAATTGCTTATAATATGATAACCAATATATCTATGACTAAcgttatacaaaatgcattaaacacaaGTTAATCCCTATAAATCATGTCATGGAATAATccatttcaatatttcaataagacAATAATTAAATTGCGTAAGTtagtatttaaaaataatgtttctaaTGTTCTTAATTTTTCATAAAAAGTGCACTATATACATGGAACATCTTCTCTTGTTTTTCAAAGCTGGTTTATAAGTAGATACGATGCACATAATtgtgctgttttttttatatatttcagttgTCAGTCAGCTAAAGTGCAGAATACCGAAATGAGATATTACTCGCACGTTTGAATATGTTAATACAAAAATTATTAAATCTTTGGATTAGAACATGTAggatgtaaacaaataataattaacaagTATTGCATTATTCGATTTAGTTTACAAACTTGATTTTATATACCCTCATAGCGTTTTTCTTAAATAAGTGTTTCAACATCATTCATGCGTATTAAGGAGAGTCTGCATACGGGCGAGAAAATTAGTTTGATGTTTTTTCTAAAATCTCtgcatgaaaaaaaaatgtctacTTCTAACGCTTAATTATGCATTACAGAGTATTCaacaaatttaatttgaaaaaatcaTTCCACCAGCACGTAATTAACTGTTTTGCGTACTGCAAAAAAGTACATAGTTCATACACTGTAGAAGTATTGCTAATGTCGAACAGGATATGTTTCTCAAAAATCCACAAACGTCATTACGTTATACTCGATTGCACTTTATGGTGTGCAGTCTTTCGCTATATAATAATGGTAACCACAATATACAAAGAAAGCATATGATCGTACCACAAACACCATATACTGTTGCACAAGTAAATATAATGCTTGTTCCATTCTTTGTTATTGACTTCAAGCATGTCCAAAATGAAGAGCCGCATACGGTTTGGCTTCATCCCTCTTGTTGTCCAAGTTACTGTACACAGGACAGGTCTCCGGGCTGAATTGATTGAGTTCTGCGTGCCCTATAAAGATGAACCTATGAACGTTATCAGTCTCTTACACATACGTATTATTATAGTTAACTACTTTTCGACATGGATATAGTTATGTAACAACAAACATTGATATTGTATATGTGCGTTGTAAATGTCCTACCTGATGGGTCGCTTATTGATTTGTTGACAACATCGGTATTGGTAAGTCTGAAATGTAATTCACGGGCATAATGATTATGAGGTAAATAATGTAGAGCAACATctatattgttaaatttataataGGTTATAGTATAAAATAGTATAAGTGTGCACTGTTTAAACCCAGGTTGGTGTTCgagttaagttttttttatatgttattgGAAAGTTAATTATAAAAGTTACAATTATGCGGAAACTGACTCGTTTGACTCGCATGATATATAGAGCCATAACTAAGGCTACAATAATTGCAAATACAAACGTAAGAATGCTAAATGTAATACAAACTGTATATACTCACTCAACTTATACAGTATGTGTGTGTAATctgtttgttatttttaatgcgttttacGCAGATCACAACGTACCAGGACGTTTTCATAATATGAATGTTGTTAGATTAGGAATACCTTTTCTTCCGCAGTAAGCAAATCATCACCGCGATTATTATTATGGCGACAAAATTCACAATCAAGCTTGCAATCATTCCAGACTTAAACCCGTTCCCGCTCTCTTCAGACACAAATCCGTCTATCGATGATTCTGTAGAGAAATGAGTAACTACATCTTTACGCAAAAATAAGTATTCAATTATTAAAGAATTAtgacaaaaatattaacataaaacaaaacaataactttataatttataAGCGATCATTTGCGTTTGTGACATTTATATGAGTGACATTCTCTTATAAACATCCCCTCTTGTTTGTTTGAACTGTGATCAGTTTCTTTAATTTCCCACAAACATAATGACATCAATGTAAAGCAAAGGGAGAATCATTAAACccaaagtattttttaaataacatcttACCACATTTTCCACCAGTATATCCCGTAATGCATCCCATTGTGCACGTGCCAGGGTTTGAACATCGGTTCCCACCAGCTACTGGAGAACAGTTTGTTGGACAAGGATTTGAACACTGTCTACCAAAATAGTCATTTACGCATCCGTTGACACAATCACCTTGTTGGTCACACCTACTAGCATTTGTTCCTGCTGCACAATTTGTTGGACAATGGTTCGAACACTGTCTACCAAAATGGTCATTTACGCATCCGTTGACACAATCACCTGGTTGATCACATCTGCTACCATTTGCTCCAGCTGCGCAGTTTGATGGACAAGGATTATTGCACTGGCTGCCAAAAAAGTCCCGGAAACAACCCTCTACGCAAACACCTTGGTCGTCACAACTTGTTCCATTGTTCACCGATGCACAGTTCGTGGGGCAGATTTGTTTACATTGCGAAACGCAATTATCTACAACGCATCCATTAAGATATTAATCATTCTTAAAACACAGGCCTCCGTTTGAAGAAAAGTGCATAGTATAATAAGCTACTGCAAGATCATATATTGATACTGTTTTTGTCTTTTATGTATTTTTCTATACTACATCATTATTGCTTCTTTGAAATATACTTATaccaatattattaaaaataatatgtttttgaaGGAGCGCATAATAGTTTTCGTTtataaaagttgttgttttttatccgaAAACGTAGAAATAACAATAGAATAATGTTACTAATTTAATACAACGTGTACAATTTTTTGTGTGACTTCAGCTACTATGCCAAGAATATGTGCATAGcatttttgttttgcaaattgtCTTTGTTTTCGCTTGTAACATATTAGTTCTTAGACTTGCTAGTGTTTTTTATGATGAAGTAAATCAATTAAAGTTTAACTTACTTCCACATGTGCATCCCAGCAAGTCAAATCGTAACGATATGTGCTGAACCCACGTGACTGGTTGGATGCGCACGCACG from Dreissena polymorpha isolate Duluth1 chromosome 1, UMN_Dpol_1.0, whole genome shotgun sequence carries:
- the LOC127864838 gene encoding uncharacterized protein LOC127864838, which encodes MQYQVAVRVLAIFKLSLIARGTSTCLETTLLVSGKSPIPDDYLTASSEIDSPTRSRLDTEEIFVNNSWLNGCWSAQTIDSRQWIQAKFLERSHITGIVTQGRKFVRGLAQRVTSYRCHFSEDCVNYVTIIKPNGDNEIFPGNTDQDSHVTNLLPNPVLASCVRIQPVTWVQHISLRFDLLGCTCGNNCVSQCKQICPTNCASVNNGTSCDDQGVCVEGCFRDFFGSQCNNPCPSNCAAGANGSRCDQPGDCVNGCVNDHFGRQCSNHCPTNCAAGTNASRCDQQGDCVNGCVNDYFGRQCSNPCPTNCSPVAGGNRCSNPGTCTMGCITGYTGGKCESSIDGFVSEESGNGFKSGMIASLIVNFVAIIIIAVMICLLRKKRLTNTDVVNKSISDPSGHAELNQFSPETCPVYSNLDNKRDEAKPYAALHFGHA